The DNA window TGAGGGTGAGAGTGATGCAAAGGCCGTGCAGGAAGAGAGGGCCTCTGTGATGAACAGCACTAATCCCCGTGTGGTGCTCAGAAACTACATTGCCCAGAATGCAATAGAGGCTGCTGAGAATGGAGACTTCTCTGAAGTAAGTTTTATACACCGAGTTGCTGTTTCAGACTCTATACATTAGATGATTATTCGTATGCTGTGGTGACagtgattttcattttcttctgtaTAGTCCATTATAGGCAAAATCATATTCTCTTATTCACGTACGCTATTCCACCGAGTCCTACACAAAACTGCGCAAGAATTTCACAATCTACCTATCGCTTGCTAGGAATCGTACTGGTCTgaacctcactctctctctatcacaggTTCAACGAGTGCTTAAAGTGTTGGAGAAGCCATTCTGTTCTCAGGAGGGACTGGAGCAGCCAGGCTGGGTTGGCAGAGGAGGTGtggaggagcagggagagagagatgaaagtggagagggaggggaggatgaagaagagagaacacaggaaTCAGCAGGAGCTGAAGCTCGCGTATTTGTCCCGTACGATAGCAAGCCTCCAGCCTGGGCCAATGAAATCTGTGTAACCTGATCATCCTAAACCCTTCCCATCAATGACCCTTCCAatatgagagacagagcgagtcggggggggggggggggggggtgttttgtaccttcttctctcactcctctctgaTTTGCACTTAGAACTTCTCACTTTTTCTTAGTCTACCTCCTCGTATCCTTGCATTcgactctctcactctgcgtGTCTCTCATGTGGTTGGGTTGTATTTGAAGGGAAGGGTGCTTGAGGCACAAACTCCTACACCAGCCGGTCTTCAAATGTACGGGAGCAGAGTGCGCAgtggtgagacacacactgtaaaacaataCCCCACGCTCCACAAAAAACTTTAATAAAGAAATGTGCTCTGGACTTATCATCTGATCAACGCACCTCCATCTTGTGTAGATGGTTGAAATCAAGCTTAGGCCGCACTGATATCGCAAAACGCTAAGTCTATCATACACCTGATGAAATAACAGATTGTTTTGGAGATATTTTGGAATGTTTTATAACGTTTGTAAACACTTCAAGTCGGACGAAGTGTGCCCACACTGAACTCTTTTCCGTACATTTGACCAGTTGTAAATGACGACTTAGCCCTCCAGTCAAACAGTGACAGGTCTGAGTCTGAAAGGCTGGGAGTGAAACCTcactctgtgcgtgcgtgcgtgcgtgcgtgtgtgtatgtgtgtgtgtatgtgtgtgtgtaagtgtcatTGCACATATGCTGGTGAGCTTATAAAATCTCCAGTGTCGAAACGCACAAATAGAATTGTAGGTTTGAAGAATCAGAAATGAAATTGTGTTGACCTTTCAGTACCGTCTTCCTTTTGTCACTTCGTTTTCTTTTGAACGGTAACTAATGAGTGAAAATGTGAGGTAGACGACAGCGGAACCACCATCGTTAAAAAGCTTCAAAAAgttataataatgtaataaggAGAAAATTAGAACTATTGTAACCTTATCATTTTTGGATTAATGTGTTGTGAGGGGATTTTTTAATATGCCCCGTCTTAAATTTTTATACCGCTGGAACTCTGTTCAAAAGACAGCGAAGTTACAAAATTTGCTAGTTATGTCAAAGAGTatgcaaattaaaaacaacGCACAAACAAGGTATAACCTAATTCTGCATATACAGACATGATCAGCACCGTTTCAAATACACAGTATAAAATATTTAGATTATTATTCTGCCATAACTATAATTTACTAGCAGTCTGGATTGTTCTGTCAGTTAATCAGTAACAATAAAGGAGTATTGAAAATAAGTGTGTTTTTGGCATTTTCCATAAGTGCATTTTTATTGAATATGTATGCATGAAAAGTGTAGTTTAGGAAGTGGCCTTCCTGTAACTTCGCTTAATCAGCTTCAGTGATCAACCGAGAATTGACTTTCAAATGTAAAGTTTCGCCTTACCTTTTGTGGACAGGAAGTTGGTTTCTCATGCTGTTGTGGTTTTCTTACAGTTAGTGTTTGGCTACACCCATGAGAgacttatttttatttcacaaaggACAGCGGGTAGTGCTAGTTAATATAGTGTATCCATAAACTTGATTTACAGTATTGTTATGCTTATTGTTaaacttcttcttttctctcactaaAGGAAAAGGATGTCTGTTCCTTAAGGGCCTCTATCAGGGAACGTGTTACAACAGGTTCCCATTTTGAAGACAGCCAACAGCATCCTCAAAtatgttcagttcatttcatgCAAGCAACAGAGAAGACATACTTATAAAGTATATGCAACTTTTATGTGAAAttatattataaattataatatattaaattaaatgataagatattatttattttgatctCAAAACAACCAGCAGCGGAAATAATTTAAGCTATCCTTATACAAAGCCGCTCTAAAGTAACTCTTCAATTCAACCGAGCATGCCTTGTGAATCTTGACAGTACAGAAATGATTTACTTCGAAGAATAGGCGGAATTACCTTTTGAGTCACTCAGGTAAGACCAGTGTTTGCGCTTGATAGTTGCGTGACGTAAGACATGTTGAGACGACTCAGCGCTGTCTGGGAGAGGCTGCGCAGAGTACGAATTTTGAGCATTGGAGCACAGGTAACATAATGGGATTATAAAGAAGTCCTACAATCACGGCACCAGGAGTCTTAACGTCGTTGAAAGAATTGACAGTTCCAGGATATATCTGTCATGTCAGTCCGGTCAAGACCTGGCTATTACCGCCAGGAGGTGAACAAGACCGTTTGGGAAGTACCTGAACGATATCGGGACTTGAAACAGGTGGGAACGGGAGCGTACGGCACAGTATGGTGAGTGTGTTTCCACCGTTCAAAGTGACtgcattgtttatttgttcagtcAGTCCGTCAGGTTGCCAGAATTAAACCGAAGCGTGCAATACCGCCAAGACGGCGAGGGTCGTGTCAAAACACTGTTTATATGTATCGAGACAAAGGAAAGGGACGATTTAGTTTTTGATTCGATCTGTTGGATACGTAACGCTCACTAAACTACAGTTTTGAATATTGTTTGGGTAAGATAGACTATTATAGTGATAAATTTTGACAAAGTATCCCGAAAACAAGTTGTCTGATTTCCTGTTTCTGAAGATTGCGCCCCCTACAAGTGCAACGCGAACGCGCGTTCATAATCTTTTTGGGAAACGTGCGCTACATTAACAAGTGTTAATCAAGTTTTGCACCAGCGAAATAAGTACTTGTTATACTACGACACAGTGGAAAGTCCGCAAAATTACAgcataaatgaatgagaaatagcggcagaatgggagagagagagaacggcgTTACGTCAACGAGCATAGTAAAAGGGTATACTTTGAGTAGTTCTACCTTTCCCGTTCTGTGTGATCCGTGTTATCCTTTATATCCTGGTGCATGCAACATTGTGTTCCGTAAATGTAGGACATATAAACGTAGCCAATTTGACAGTCTATCCCAATCATCAGAAAATTCCCCGTGCTAACTTTATCTATCTGGTTCAGCTTAATGTTACTATGGTGGTCGAATTTGGTACGAGAGCAGAAAAATAACAGAACAGGTAGATTTGATGACAGCGCTTGATTTCTTTTCAaacaatcatttatttaatttgctGTTTTGATGCACGATAAGAAAACTTGCAGTCCAGTTCAAACAAGTATCATACACGGCATGAACCCATGTGTTCTCTGTACAGTTCTGCAATAGACCGCAAAACAGAATTCAAGGTGGCCATCAAGAAGCTGCATCGGCCGTTCCAGTCCGAGCTTTTTGCGAAAAGAGCATACCGCGAGCTGAGACTACtcaaacacatgaaacatgaGAATGTAAGAGGCCAGCACACAGCTGAATTATTCTCGACATGTATTTAATCAGTCAGTTATTTTATATGAACATGTGCttacttgctctctctctctctctctctctctctctcgctctctctcattctctttgccacacacacgtacatgcacatgcacatacacatgcacatatttttCCCTTTATCTGACTCCCCCAGGTAATTGGACTCTTGGATGTTTTCACTGCCGACCTGTCTCTAGACAGGTTTCAAGATTTGTGAGTAAAGCTTTTGATCGGAGTCGAGACATTTAACCATGCAAATGCGCCACGTCCTTTGCTCTGTACTTTATGTGCTCCGTTGACCACATACCCCACTTCCTCTTCCAACCTAAATATAGCTTGCATTCACCTCATTTCCtttctccctttatctctcaatctctctctccatttctctcctttctctttggGCAGTTACCTTGTGATGCCCTTCATGGGCACAGATCTGGGCAAGCTGATGAAAGTGCAGAGGCTTACAGAAGACAAAGTTCAGTTTCTGGTCTACCAAATGCTAAGAGGGCTCAAGGTGTGTGTTTCCAATGCAGTcatagagtctctctctctctctctctctctctctctctctctcggtctatctttctttgtctctctctcacccacatgtacagacacaatTGTTTTGTGGGGGTTGCCATTTTATTAAATTTCTCTTCTAATTTCCTGTGATGATACTGACAATGCTTTGCTATATTTGCAGTATATCCATGCAGCTGGTATCATTCACAGGGTGAGTGAGTTCTCTTCATTTCAGTCGTGTGTGATATATGTATGTCCATACTGTGTTCATTTAACCCATCATTTTAATCTCACAGGATCTCAAACCAGGAAATCTGGCCATCAACGAAGAGTGTGAGCTCAAGGTACCCACCAAATGACCTCTGTGTCTTGTCTCATGATATCCTTATGATCTCTCAGAGTGGCCATCACCTGCTGACATACTCATGAAACatacatttatgaaaataatggCAAGGGGCTCAGAACATAAAAGTTTGACTGCACATATACACTCGccatttctgtcagtgtttcgTCCGCTGTGAAAGCGTTTATTGGACAGTATTACTTTGTGCGGATCCCGTCTCGTAGATCCTGGATTTCGGGCTGGCTCGACAGGCGGACGCTGAGATGACGGGGTACGTGGTCACGCGCTGGTACAGGGCCCCTGAAGTCATCCTTAACTGGATGCATTACACGCAAACTGGTGAGTCACCATCGCAGTGATGTTCTTCTGATGACTCTGGACCATCTTTGGAGATTGTTTCTCAGACTAAGATTAAGACTAGTTGTGGACTTTgatgacacattttaaattgtCCATTTCCACGCAGAGTGTTTTTGAACTGAGAATCTTCATTTAGAATGCAGTTCAATTTGTGTATAAGCTCCCTTGAAAACCATCTATTTTTCTTATATAGCAGGATCACtccaaaaagaaagataaatgtACAGTGTTCAGGGGTTTCCAGTGCCTTTTGCTTATTGTAACATGAAATGGAAGCTTGAAAATACTCTATAACTCAGTGACAGATGGACTAATTCACTGACATGATAATGCAACGTTGCTTGGATCAGGGCCAACTAGTCAGTCATATACAATTAATCTGGGTTAATCTCATAGTCATTGCTTTGTAGAGatataaatgtaataatatgcATCTCTGTGCAAGTCTCTGTGCAAACTTGGTCAAAGTCtattttttcactgaatttctCAGTCAGAGGAGCACAAGATTTAAGTTTTTTTAGGTTGTATTCTACAGATGTCTCTGATTTACTTGGGAATTAACACACATTTCACGGAAATCGGCCTCTGATTATATTGTCAGTTTGAAACGCAAGAGGAGTCTGGCCATTGTGTATGAGACTTGAGAAGCCCGGCTTTAAGCAGTGCAGAGTTAATCATGGCATCTTTCTGAAAATcgcattgctttttttttaacactttccTTTCATGTTCCCTAGATGATGGGAGAGACCTCCATCCCACAACTCAGTTCATTGTTGTGTATGAAGCACAGCCTATTGCAGACCTATGAACATCAGCTATTCTATTGTCAGCTATTTGTCTGTATGACCTTAACAGTGATCTGTgagtcctctgtctctttcctgtcAGTTGTTgaccttctttctctctccctctctctctctctctctccctctccctctctctccttctctctctttctctctctctttcactctctctttctctctttctctctctctgtctctctcaccgtcttcctttctctttcctctgttctttctttatAGTGGACATCTGGTCTGTTGGCTGCATCATGGCAGAGATGCTGTTGGGAAAACCTCTCTTCAAAGGAAATGATCGTATCTTTCCTCTTGCGTCACAAACGTAATTCATTCTCACTCAGAGACGTGGCTTACTTACTGGGATATAAAATGTCATATGTGATTGACGAGGCGCATGAACAGAGAACATCTTACCACGTGGTCTTGCCACGTccatttttgatgttttgtccTTGACCCTTTGAGCTCAGATCTGGATCAGCTGATGGAAATCATGAAGATCACAGGAACTCCCGCGCAAGAATTCATAGCCAAACTTCAGTCCCAGGATGTGAGTGAAATACCACGCCCTCCCATTCAccagtccaaaaaaaacaaaaaacaaacccaaccTCCACTGAGTTATCTATATCACTCTGCTTTATTGACAGTGTTTATATGTCATTAAAATAGCTCAAAAATAATGAGAGGGTGGAAGAACTgtcttttggtcattttttctTCATGTAATTCTGTCAAGgctaaaaactacatttccaaGCTCCCTCGACTGAAGAAGAGAGATCTTCAAACCTTGCTGCCAAACACCAATCCATTAGGTATGAGTTTTATCATACAATCAAAAATGATACAGTAATTTTCTACATGGAAGCTgggaatttttgtttttttttttgttgttttttttttttaaatacttttagTTTTTCAGTTATCCACTGTCTTAAGTTTGAATGACAGTCCCCATAGCAACTTGCAGTCAAATATAATTGTGTCAGTCATATTTGAAGTTGCATTGAGCTTTTGCTGAGTAACCATGGTTACTGGTTTGAATGACAGTCTCTCGCTGTTGTTGTGGCCCTCAGCTATCAGTGTATTGGATCACATGCTGCTATTGGACCCCGACAGCAGAGTGACAGCTGCTGAGGGCCTTGCCCTCCCCTTCTTCGGAGAGTTCCGTGAACCAGAGGAAGAGACGGAGGCTCTGCCATATGACAGTTCACTGGATGATGAAGAACAGACCTTGGATCAATGGAAACGTaagaaaggggtggggggggaagggggtggAGTTAGACTGAGGTGGTATCGGTTCACAGACAGCATATAAGGGCTGACGACCACAGTCATGTCTGGTATTTAGATAATGACAGAGTTTGGTTTCTTATATGTAGCTTTCTCCAGATACAATGTCTTTTAAGGTATTAAGTTCAGTCGGTCTCTAGGTACCTCACTGACATCAAGTTGTGTTGTCTGATTTGCACTTATAGCACAAAGGTCATTGCATTCATTTCTGTATGATGCCGAGAAAGCTATATAAACAagccccttctctgtctctctctctctctctctctctctgtctctctccctccctcctcctctctctctcacttacacacacactcacatacacacacacacccacactaaaacacactcacatacatttcCCTTCTTCTCCCTGTATTGTCCTGTTGCAGGTCGTACTTTTACAGAGATTCTGACCT is part of the Chanos chanos chromosome 13, fChaCha1.1, whole genome shotgun sequence genome and encodes:
- the mapk12a gene encoding mitogen-activated protein kinase 12, producing the protein MSVRSRPGYYRQEVNKTVWEVPERYRDLKQVGTGAYGTVCSAIDRKTEFKVAIKKLHRPFQSELFAKRAYRELRLLKHMKHENVIGLLDVFTADLSLDRFQDFYLVMPFMGTDLGKLMKVQRLTEDKVQFLVYQMLRGLKYIHAAGIIHRDLKPGNLAINEECELKILDFGLARQADAEMTGYVVTRWYRAPEVILNWMHYTQTVDIWSVGCIMAEMLLGKPLFKGNDHLDQLMEIMKITGTPAQEFIAKLQSQDAKNYISKLPRLKKRDLQTLLPNTNPLAISVLDHMLLLDPDSRVTAAEGLALPFFGEFREPEEETEALPYDSSLDDEEQTLDQWKRRTFTEILTFTPQKGVYESKETSL